A single window of Synechococcus sp. C9 DNA harbors:
- a CDS encoding peroxiredoxin, which translates to MALNPGTVAPAFQTVDTQGRPISLADFAGKRVILYFYPKDDTPGCTKEACGFRDRYETYQEKDLVVLGVSRDDQATHQAFTQKYNLPFPLLVDTDGAITKAYDVDGGGYSKRVTYVISPQGQIERVYTNVKAETHAQDILLDLGLD; encoded by the coding sequence ATGGCGTTGAATCCCGGTACGGTTGCCCCAGCATTTCAGACGGTTGATACCCAAGGTCGCCCCATTTCCCTGGCGGATTTTGCGGGGAAACGGGTGATTTTGTACTTTTATCCCAAGGACGATACCCCCGGCTGTACCAAGGAAGCCTGTGGGTTTCGGGACCGCTATGAAACCTACCAGGAAAAGGATTTGGTGGTCTTGGGGGTGAGTCGGGATGACCAGGCGACCCATCAAGCCTTTACCCAGAAGTACAACCTGCCCTTTCCCCTGCTGGTGGATACGGATGGGGCGATTACCAAAGCCTACGACGTGGACGGGGGGGGCTACAGCAAACGGGTCACCTATGTGATTAGCCCCCAGGGGCAGATCGAGCGGGTGTACACCAATGTCAAAGCCGAGACCCACGCCCAGGACATCCTGCTGGATTTGGGTTTGGACTAG
- a CDS encoding peptidoglycan DD-metalloendopeptidase family protein, producing the protein MQQHDFASFGWRPVQVSQQLSNLAVAQVSRPSPVRPVMTGLVAVGALASVGQGVAVANPALAPEMPVSPQEGVVAVVPDALVVEHRVRAGETLWQLSHLYQVTVEEIAQLNGLRPEQVLTVGQVLKIPPRSPEAFPNRVENLLARVRQQALIREGRLPRDAAAMMATPTLVEHGAQEVSPKQAGQYRVQPGDTLNAIARRFGVSLEALVRLNRLTNPDVLYVGQTLRVPGMTAETPARDLAQRPVPQVLARLTAPRLPAVKPQSLRAPGINLPQAPVNPLLGTDALGELGTAPPVNTDQLRRNPGVQNLAAILPNVFPPALSEGSSPNANLQALSLPPMGDAETFLPKDPTFFKGYIWPARGVLTSGFGPRWGRMHQGIDIAGPVGTPIVAAAAGTVIFAGWNSGGYGNLVKIWHDNGSVTYYAHNSRILVRENQQVEQGQLIAEMGSTGFSTGPHVHFEIRKRDRGPVNPMAFLPGQR; encoded by the coding sequence TTGCAACAGCACGATTTTGCCAGCTTTGGTTGGCGGCCCGTACAAGTGTCCCAGCAATTGTCCAATTTGGCCGTTGCTCAGGTTTCCCGTCCTAGCCCGGTTCGTCCGGTGATGACCGGGTTGGTCGCCGTCGGTGCCCTGGCCAGCGTGGGTCAGGGGGTAGCGGTAGCGAATCCCGCCCTAGCCCCGGAGATGCCTGTTTCTCCCCAGGAAGGGGTGGTAGCGGTGGTGCCGGATGCTTTGGTGGTGGAACACCGGGTGCGGGCGGGGGAAACTCTGTGGCAGTTGTCCCATCTGTACCAGGTGACGGTGGAAGAAATTGCCCAGTTGAATGGGTTGCGCCCGGAGCAGGTTTTGACGGTGGGGCAGGTGTTGAAAATTCCCCCCCGTTCGCCGGAGGCGTTTCCCAATCGGGTTGAGAATTTATTGGCACGGGTACGGCAACAGGCGTTGATCCGGGAGGGGCGTTTGCCTCGGGATGCGGCGGCGATGATGGCAACTCCCACTTTAGTGGAGCATGGAGCGCAGGAGGTTTCCCCCAAACAAGCGGGGCAGTACCGGGTACAACCGGGAGATACTTTGAACGCCATTGCCCGCCGGTTCGGGGTATCTTTGGAAGCGTTGGTGCGGCTGAATCGTCTGACCAACCCGGATGTGTTGTATGTGGGGCAAACCCTGCGGGTGCCGGGGATGACGGCTGAAACGCCTGCCCGTGATTTGGCCCAACGCCCCGTGCCCCAGGTGTTGGCTCGCTTGACGGCTCCCCGTCTGCCAGCTGTAAAACCCCAATCTTTGCGGGCACCGGGAATAAACTTGCCCCAGGCCCCGGTGAATCCCCTGCTGGGAACCGACGCGCTTGGGGAATTGGGCACGGCTCCCCCGGTGAATACGGATCAACTGCGGCGCAATCCAGGGGTACAAAATTTGGCGGCGATCCTGCCCAACGTCTTCCCCCCGGCTTTGAGTGAGGGCAGTTCCCCCAATGCCAATCTCCAAGCTCTGAGCTTGCCGCCGATGGGGGATGCGGAGACATTTTTGCCCAAGGACCCCACCTTCTTCAAGGGGTATATCTGGCCGGCACGGGGGGTACTTACCTCCGGGTTTGGCCCCCGCTGGGGACGGATGCACCAGGGGATTGACATTGCTGGGCCGGTGGGGACCCCCATCGTAGCGGCGGCGGCGGGGACGGTGATTTTTGCGGGCTGGAATTCCGGGGGCTACGGCAACCTGGTAAAAATCTGGCACGACAACGGCAGTGTCACCTATTACGCCCACAACAGCCGCATTTTGGTGCGGGAAAATCAGCAGGTGGAGCAGGGGCAGCTCATTGCGGAAATGGGCAGTACGGGCTTTAGCACTGGGCCCCACGTCCATTTTGAAATCCGCAAGCGGGATCGGGGTCCGGTGAATCCGATGGCGTTCCTGCCTGGGCAACGCTAG
- a CDS encoding RodZ domain-containing protein produces MPVSAYNATQVERLREIGRYLQQVREERQLSLEEVSARTRIQTRLLRALEAGDVAELPEPIYVQGFLRQYATLLELPDLDLSELDLAPRLTKTAPVRGEVGSPLRPFHLYVTYFALILGAIAVLSYVLRPSNSSHSVAPAPSPTSVTPTPATPSPPVAVSPSPQVTPKPTELRVHVELTGQSWLQVVADGQVVFEGILNPGATETWTAKQTLVLAAGNAGEVRVRVNEGAPQPLGKPGEVKEVTLTLANPTLPTPPQ; encoded by the coding sequence ATGCCCGTGAGTGCCTACAATGCCACCCAGGTGGAACGTTTACGAGAAATTGGGCGGTACCTACAACAGGTGCGGGAGGAACGGCAGTTGTCCTTGGAGGAGGTGTCTGCCCGTACCCGGATTCAAACCCGATTACTGCGGGCGTTGGAGGCAGGGGATGTGGCGGAATTGCCGGAACCCATCTATGTACAGGGTTTTTTGCGCCAGTATGCCACCCTCCTGGAATTGCCAGACTTGGATTTAAGCGAGTTGGACTTGGCTCCCCGCCTGACCAAAACCGCTCCGGTGCGGGGAGAGGTGGGCAGTCCCCTGCGCCCGTTTCATCTCTATGTGACCTACTTTGCCCTGATCTTGGGAGCGATTGCGGTGCTGTCCTACGTCCTGCGCCCATCCAATTCGTCCCATTCGGTTGCACCGGCACCCAGTCCCACCAGCGTTACCCCGACCCCAGCCACCCCATCCCCCCCCGTAGCCGTTTCCCCGTCCCCCCAGGTCACGCCCAAGCCTACGGAATTGCGGGTGCACGTGGAATTGACGGGGCAATCCTGGTTGCAGGTGGTGGCGGATGGGCAAGTGGTGTTTGAGGGCATTTTGAACCCAGGGGCGACTGAGACGTGGACCGCCAAGCAAACCCTGGTCTTAGCCGCTGGGAATGCGGGGGAGGTGCGGGTGCGGGTGAATGAGGGTGCCCCCCAACCCCTGGGCAAACCGGGGGAAGTCAAGGAAGTGACCCTGACTTTGGCCAATCCTACCTTGCCCACCCCCCCCCAATGA
- a CDS encoding ATP-dependent Clp protease proteolytic subunit translates to MVQSPYYGDSYYRTPPPDLPSLLLKERIIYLGLPIVYQVTELIVAQLLYLQYEDPEKPIYFYINSTGTSRFDGEPVAWETEAFAICDTMAYIKPPVHTICIGIAMGMAAVLLSAGSKGNRASLPNASIILRQSRSYTRGQASDIQIQAREVLHNRAVMLDILAENTGQPRDKIAKDMSRTFYMTPQQAKDYGLIDRILESNRQLPQAAQNLALPGKT, encoded by the coding sequence ATGGTGCAATCACCGTATTACGGAGATAGTTACTACCGGACACCGCCGCCGGATTTGCCGTCCTTGTTGTTGAAAGAGCGGATTATTTACCTGGGTCTGCCGATTGTTTATCAAGTCACGGAATTGATTGTGGCGCAGTTGCTTTATCTGCAATACGAAGACCCGGAAAAACCCATTTATTTCTACATCAATTCTACGGGTACCTCTCGGTTTGATGGGGAGCCGGTGGCGTGGGAAACGGAAGCCTTTGCGATTTGCGACACGATGGCTTATATTAAACCGCCGGTGCATACGATTTGTATTGGTATCGCGATGGGGATGGCGGCGGTTTTGTTATCCGCCGGTAGCAAGGGCAATCGAGCCAGTTTACCGAATGCTTCGATCATTTTGCGCCAGAGCCGCAGTTACACCCGGGGGCAGGCTTCGGATATTCAAATTCAGGCGCGGGAAGTCCTGCACAATCGGGCGGTGATGTTGGACATTTTGGCGGAAAATACGGGGCAACCCCGGGACAAAATTGCCAAGGATATGAGCCGTACCTTTTATATGACCCCCCAGCAGGCGAAAGACTACGGCTTGATTGACCGGATTTTGGAAAGTAACCGGCAACTGCCCCAGGCGGCGCAAAATCTTGCCCTACCAGGGAAAACATAA
- a CDS encoding DUF721 domain-containing protein, whose protein sequence is MGLASLGRILERLDTSPTWEQCRQWRELLRVWGELVGPTVQHQTEPLYIRRGVLYVATRSPVWAQNLAFERHRLLQRLNPLLPQLLKDIRFRPTLTPEGQPPAGRVFRGGTRPPGTAPVPPPTYRRPPICPRCHAPAPLAELDRWGVCSLCRAVELSRQTLH, encoded by the coding sequence ATGGGATTGGCATCCTTGGGGCGGATTCTGGAGCGGTTGGACACCAGCCCCACTTGGGAGCAGTGCCGTCAGTGGCGGGAGTTATTGCGGGTGTGGGGGGAGTTGGTCGGGCCGACGGTACAGCATCAGACGGAGCCGTTGTACATTCGCCGGGGGGTGTTGTATGTGGCGACCCGTTCCCCCGTGTGGGCGCAAAATCTCGCTTTTGAACGGCATCGCCTCCTGCAACGGCTGAATCCCTTACTGCCCCAGCTTTTGAAAGATATTCGTTTTCGTCCCACCCTGACCCCAGAGGGGCAACCCCCCGCCGGGAGGGTCTTTCGAGGGGGCACCCGCCCGCCCGGAACCGCCCCTGTCCCGCCCCCCACCTACCGCCGTCCCCCCATTTGTCCCCGCTGTCACGCCCCGGCACCCCTGGCGGAATTGGACCGTTGGGGGGTATGCAGCCTCTGTCGGGCGGTGGAACTTTCCCGGCAAACGCTACACTAG
- a CDS encoding DUF29 domain-containing protein: MTQMQNLNDLYEQDILLWSEDTVAKLKARDFDHLDLEHLIQEVEALGISQKKELVSRLIVLLEHLLKRLYVPLVNDYPGWERTIRTQRAELEVLLDAVPSLENRWEISFDKAWHIALKNVRKEYPQHSFPDQWPRERSIAPMLNCDFWLEPSRG, encoded by the coding sequence ATGACCCAAATGCAAAATCTAAATGACCTTTATGAGCAGGATATTTTGCTATGGTCAGAAGATACGGTTGCCAAACTGAAGGCACGGGATTTTGATCATCTCGACCTTGAACACCTGATCCAAGAAGTAGAAGCCTTGGGCATCTCTCAAAAAAAAGAATTGGTTAGCCGCCTGATCGTCTTATTGGAGCATTTATTAAAACGGTTGTATGTGCCTCTCGTCAATGACTACCCAGGTTGGGAACGAACAATTCGCACCCAAAGGGCAGAACTAGAGGTTTTATTGGATGCCGTACCTAGCTTGGAAAATCGCTGGGAAATCAGTTTTGATAAGGCTTGGCACATCGCCCTAAAAAATGTGCGAAAAGAATATCCACAACATTCCTTCCCCGATCAATGGCCGAGGGAGCGTTCCATTGCACCAATGCTGAACTGTGACTTTTGGCTGGAGCCATCTCGGGGGTAA
- a CDS encoding glyoxalase-like domain protein: MILFAWEWLPDSLLSAQGVMVLLLVGYGTALWLFLRSAPKIYTLMASDVEAARWFCEEDLGLKRAEVPLHYYYNYEQVLGLTDPLISPHRPGGALPAGFWYQLRRNTQLHLIGGAKPPGQGWVRLVCFDRACLDWLLLRGQMRALPHKILQERPLRYWLQSSEGKTLEFMEVARMKRPSRLPSR, encoded by the coding sequence ATGATCCTGTTCGCCTGGGAATGGTTGCCCGATAGCCTCCTGTCCGCCCAAGGGGTGATGGTGCTGTTGCTGGTGGGATACGGCACGGCTCTGTGGCTGTTTTTGCGGAGTGCCCCCAAAATTTACACGCTGATGGCTTCGGATGTGGAAGCCGCCCGCTGGTTCTGCGAAGAGGATTTGGGCTTGAAACGAGCAGAAGTGCCATTACATTATTATTACAACTATGAGCAGGTCTTGGGGCTGACCGACCCCTTGATTTCCCCGCACCGACCGGGGGGGGCTTTACCGGCGGGGTTTTGGTACCAACTGCGTAGAAATACTCAGTTGCATCTGATTGGCGGGGCGAAACCCCCGGGGCAGGGATGGGTGCGCCTGGTGTGTTTTGACCGGGCTTGCCTGGACTGGTTGCTCCTGCGGGGGCAGATGCGTGCCCTCCCCCACAAGATTCTCCAGGAGCGTCCCCTGCGTTATTGGCTCCAAAGTAGCGAGGGGAAAACCTTAGAATTTATGGAAGTGGCACGGATGAAGCGCCCCAGCCGTCTGCCCAGTCGGTGA
- a CDS encoding folate/biopterin family MFS transporter: MQTRISSPWRAWVQRRMLLGWEPTPELLGILLVYFVQGVIGLARLAVSFFLKDELGLSPAMVAALTGIAALPWMVKPLFGFIADGVPLWGYRRRSYLILSGILGAGAWSWLALWVHRPWQAVAAITLASLATAMGDVIADSLVVERVRGATQSQTGSLQSLCWGTSAVGGLVTAYLSGALLEHLGTRAVFGITAVFPLLVSAGAFWVQELPVTERRGFTAGMVSQVQQVWQAMNQRAILLPTMFLFLWQATPTSDTAFFFFITNELQFPPEFLGRVRLVTSVAALVGVWVFQRYLREVPIRRMLLWTTVLSSGLGLTNLLLVTHANRLLGIPDRWFSLGDSAILTVMGELGFMPVLVLAARLCPPGIEATLFALLMSVLNLAGGVAHELGALLTHLLGITETDFGRLWLLITLTNLSTLLPLPLLHWLPEHTASSTPGGNLPPAVVPDAVVLGDLAPGLHFEAVEVES, encoded by the coding sequence ATGCAGACTAGGATTTCTTCCCCTTGGCGGGCTTGGGTGCAACGTCGGATGTTGCTGGGTTGGGAGCCGACCCCGGAGCTTTTGGGGATTTTGCTGGTGTATTTTGTCCAGGGGGTAATTGGTCTGGCCCGGTTGGCGGTGAGTTTTTTCCTGAAGGATGAATTGGGCTTGTCCCCGGCAATGGTGGCGGCTTTGACTGGGATTGCGGCTCTGCCCTGGATGGTGAAACCCCTGTTTGGATTTATCGCTGATGGCGTGCCCCTGTGGGGCTACCGGCGGCGTTCCTATTTGATCCTGTCGGGCATTTTGGGGGCGGGGGCCTGGAGTTGGTTAGCCCTGTGGGTACACCGACCCTGGCAGGCGGTGGCGGCGATTACCCTGGCCTCTTTGGCAACGGCGATGGGGGATGTGATTGCGGATTCGTTGGTGGTGGAGCGGGTGCGGGGGGCAACGCAAAGCCAGACGGGTTCCCTACAGTCCCTGTGTTGGGGGACGAGTGCGGTGGGGGGGTTGGTGACGGCCTACTTGAGCGGGGCACTGCTGGAACATTTGGGCACCCGGGCGGTATTTGGGATTACGGCGGTGTTCCCACTGCTGGTGAGTGCGGGGGCGTTTTGGGTGCAGGAACTGCCGGTGACGGAGCGGCGGGGGTTCACGGCGGGCATGGTGTCCCAGGTACAGCAGGTGTGGCAGGCGATGAACCAGCGGGCGATTTTACTGCCAACGATGTTTTTATTTCTCTGGCAGGCGACCCCGACGTCGGATACGGCGTTTTTCTTTTTTATTACTAATGAATTGCAGTTTCCGCCGGAATTTTTGGGGCGGGTGCGGCTGGTGACCAGTGTGGCGGCCTTGGTGGGGGTGTGGGTGTTCCAGCGGTATTTGCGGGAGGTGCCGATCCGCCGGATGTTGCTGTGGACCACGGTGCTTTCCAGTGGTTTGGGGTTGACCAATTTGTTGTTGGTGACCCATGCCAATCGCCTGTTGGGGATTCCCGACCGCTGGTTTAGCCTGGGGGACAGTGCGATTTTGACGGTGATGGGGGAATTGGGGTTTATGCCGGTGTTGGTGTTGGCCGCACGCCTGTGTCCACCGGGGATTGAGGCCACCTTGTTTGCCCTGCTGATGTCGGTGCTGAATCTGGCGGGGGGGGTGGCCCACGAATTAGGGGCGTTGTTGACCCATCTGTTGGGCATTACGGAAACCGATTTTGGCCGGCTGTGGCTGTTGATTACCCTGACCAATCTGAGTACCCTCCTGCCGTTGCCCCTGCTCCATTGGCTCCCGGAACATACGGCCAGCAGTACCCCAGGGGGAAATTTGCCGCCAGCGGTGGTGCCGGATGCAGTGGTGTTGGGGGATTTGGCGCCGGGGTTGCACTTCGAGGCGGTGGAAGTGGAGTCTTAA
- a CDS encoding tRNA (cytidine(34)-2'-O)-methyltransferase, whose protein sequence is MYDFCAGDFPLHVVLVEPQIPPNTGNIARTCAATRTPLHLIGPLGFELSDRYLKRAGLDYWPHVIWNFYPNWQEFIRRNTHPAHRWLAFSPRAQVSLWEFQFQPGDWLFFGSETAGLPDFCLNACHTHLRIPMRSAGVRSLNLSVSVAVGLFEAQRQLAQ, encoded by the coding sequence ATGTACGACTTTTGTGCTGGGGATTTTCCCCTTCATGTAGTGCTGGTAGAGCCGCAAATCCCCCCCAATACGGGAAATATCGCCCGCACCTGCGCCGCTACCCGTACCCCCTTGCACCTGATTGGCCCCCTGGGATTTGAGTTGAGTGACCGCTATTTGAAACGGGCGGGCTTGGATTACTGGCCCCATGTGATCTGGAATTTCTACCCCAACTGGCAGGAATTTATCCGCAGGAATACTCATCCCGCCCACCGCTGGTTGGCCTTCAGTCCCCGGGCGCAGGTCAGCCTCTGGGAATTCCAATTTCAACCAGGGGATTGGTTATTTTTTGGGAGTGAAACAGCGGGTCTGCCGGACTTTTGCCTCAATGCCTGTCATACACACCTGCGGATTCCCATGCGGTCAGCGGGGGTGCGGAGTTTGAACCTATCCGTGAGTGTGGCGGTCGGTCTCTTTGAAGCCCAGCGGCAATTAGCACAATAA
- a CDS encoding RNA-binding protein has protein sequence MTIYIGNLNYRVTKEDIQEVFAEYGSVKNVVLPMDRETGRMRGFAFVEMNEDDQEDKAITELDGAEWMGRQLRVNKARPKEDRPRESFGGGRRDFNRSGV, from the coding sequence ATGACGATTTACATTGGTAATCTGAATTACCGGGTGACGAAAGAAGATATTCAGGAAGTCTTTGCTGAATATGGCAGTGTCAAAAACGTGGTACTGCCGATGGATCGGGAAACCGGTCGGATGCGGGGGTTTGCGTTCGTGGAGATGAACGAAGACGACCAGGAAGACAAGGCGATCACCGAACTGGATGGAGCGGAGTGGATGGGTCGCCAACTGCGGGTGAACAAAGCCCGTCCGAAGGAAGACCGTCCCCGGGAAAGTTTTGGCGGCGGTCGCCGGGATTTTAACCGTTCTGGGGTTTAA
- a CDS encoding DnaJ domain-containing protein: MADPKLVRSYQCLGLPVGASLEQVKATYRRLARQYHPDVNPGNQASHERFIALNQAYTLLLEHLSAGTQGHPPVTPQVRVEVTPQPTPARPPLTREEQEFKHKFHVQWRTLLEQGRFPRAVALLDALGERLPQDRDIPTWQAQTYQRWGSHLIDQGQWDKARSHLKKALRLDPHNRHLWQEVNREFIRLDQRINKY, from the coding sequence ATGGCTGACCCCAAGCTGGTGCGGAGTTATCAATGTTTGGGATTGCCTGTGGGTGCGTCCTTGGAGCAGGTGAAAGCCACCTATCGCCGCCTTGCCCGCCAGTACCACCCGGATGTGAACCCCGGCAATCAAGCCAGCCACGAACGGTTTATCGCCCTCAATCAAGCCTACACTCTCCTGTTGGAACACCTGAGCGCAGGTACCCAGGGGCACCCCCCCGTGACGCCCCAGGTGCGGGTGGAGGTAACACCCCAGCCCACCCCAGCCCGTCCACCCCTGACCCGGGAGGAGCAGGAGTTCAAACATAAATTTCACGTCCAATGGCGCACCTTACTGGAGCAGGGGCGATTTCCCCGGGCGGTGGCTCTGTTGGATGCCCTGGGGGAACGACTGCCCCAAGACCGGGATATTCCCACCTGGCAAGCCCAGACCTATCAACGGTGGGGGAGTCATTTGATTGATCAGGGGCAATGGGATAAGGCACGCAGTCATCTGAAAAAAGCCCTGCGCCTTGACCCCCACAACCGGCACCTGTGGCAGGAGGTGAATCGGGAATTTATTCGGCTGGATCAGCGGATTAATAAGTATTGA
- a CDS encoding ATP-dependent Clp protease proteolytic subunit, translated as MPLGVPKVPYRLPGEPYTQWIDIYNRLYRERIIFLGQEVDDEIANQIVAVMLYLDSEDPGKDIYLYINSPGGSVHAGLAIYDTMQHVKSDVVTICVGLAASMGAFLLAGGTKGKRLALRHSRIMIHQVSSGTRGQASDIEIEAREVLRIDQQLNQLLAYHTGQPLEKIQQDQKRDFYMSAQEALAYGLVDKVIEGKAP; from the coding sequence ATGCCCCTTGGTGTTCCCAAAGTTCCCTACCGTTTACCCGGTGAACCCTATACCCAATGGATTGATATTTACAACCGTTTGTACCGGGAACGGATCATTTTTTTGGGTCAAGAAGTGGATGATGAAATCGCCAATCAAATTGTGGCGGTGATGCTGTATTTAGACTCGGAAGACCCGGGGAAAGATATTTATCTCTACATCAATTCTCCTGGGGGTTCGGTCCATGCGGGGTTAGCCATTTACGATACCATGCAACACGTTAAATCCGATGTGGTGACGATTTGTGTGGGGTTAGCGGCTTCCATGGGGGCATTTCTATTGGCGGGGGGAACTAAAGGCAAACGTTTAGCCTTGCGCCATTCCCGGATTATGATCCACCAGGTGTCGAGCGGGACCCGGGGGCAAGCTTCGGATATTGAAATTGAAGCCCGGGAGGTTCTGCGGATTGACCAACAATTGAACCAACTCCTGGCGTACCATACGGGGCAACCGTTGGAGAAAATTCAACAGGATCAAAAGCGGGATTTTTATATGTCGGCGCAGGAGGCGTTGGCGTACGGTTTGGTGGACAAGGTCATCGAAGGTAAAGCCCCGTGA
- the bioB gene encoding biotin synthase BioB: MVTEVGGCRWDWQVEQVQAIYEQPLLELVYQAATVHRQYHPQREIQVCRLVSIKTGGCPEDCGYCAQSAHYDTGIAPQPLMSVDEVVAIAQRAQAQGVSRVCLGAAWREARPGKAFEQVLTMIRQITALGLEVCCTLGMLTETQAQRLREAGLYAYNHNLDTSRRYYPQVITTRTYDDRLATLARVRHTGITLCCGGILGLGETHADRMELLTTLANLRPHPESVPINILSRVPGTPLENQEPVPFWEVLRVLATARILMPKSDLRLAAGRTHLSAPQQAWCFLAGVNSIFSSDDGQMLTRTTPCPSYQQDQDLLTALGLTPRPPRQGQQGHEWPGAPLAP; encoded by the coding sequence ATGGTCACAGAGGTTGGCGGGTGCCGGTGGGATTGGCAAGTGGAGCAAGTGCAGGCGATCTACGAGCAACCCCTCCTGGAATTGGTGTACCAAGCCGCCACGGTGCATCGCCAGTACCATCCCCAGCGGGAAATCCAGGTGTGTCGTTTGGTTTCCATCAAAACCGGGGGCTGTCCGGAAGACTGCGGTTATTGCGCCCAATCCGCCCATTATGATACCGGGATTGCTCCCCAACCCCTGATGAGCGTGGATGAAGTTGTGGCGATTGCCCAGCGTGCCCAAGCCCAGGGGGTGAGCCGGGTCTGTTTGGGGGCGGCTTGGCGGGAGGCTCGACCGGGGAAAGCCTTTGAACAGGTTTTGACGATGATCCGGCAGATTACCGCCCTGGGATTGGAAGTCTGCTGTACCCTGGGGATGCTCACGGAAACCCAGGCGCAACGGCTCAGGGAAGCGGGTCTATACGCCTACAACCACAACCTGGATACGTCCCGGCGCTATTACCCCCAGGTCATCACCACCCGCACCTATGATGACCGCCTGGCTACCCTGGCGCGGGTACGGCACACCGGGATCACCCTCTGTTGTGGCGGCATTTTGGGACTGGGGGAAACCCATGCGGACCGGATGGAACTCTTGACGACCCTGGCGAACCTCCGACCCCACCCGGAATCCGTCCCGATCAATATCCTCTCCCGAGTACCGGGTACGCCCTTGGAGAACCAGGAGCCAGTGCCCTTCTGGGAGGTCCTGCGGGTGCTGGCCACCGCCCGGATTCTCATGCCCAAGAGCGATTTGCGGCTGGCCGCCGGGCGTACTCACCTGAGTGCCCCACAGCAGGCCTGGTGTTTTCTGGCGGGGGTCAATTCCATTTTTTCCAGCGACGACGGGCAGATGCTCACCCGCACCACCCCCTGTCCGAGTTATCAACAGGACCAGGATTTGTTGACCGCATTGGGGTTAACGCCCCGTCCACCCCGGCAGGGTCAGCAGGGGCATGAATGGCCGGGGGCACCGCTTGCCCCCTAG
- a CDS encoding pseudouridine synthase — translation MERLQKILAHRGVAARRQAEALIRAGQVWVNGRPAQVGQKCDPQVDEITVRGQPLPPAPAHWYYLLHKPVGVVSTCADPQGRPTVRDFLPPDLPPLYPVGRLDYDSSGALLLTNDGALTLALTHPRHPVWKTYRVWVQGQPTPQVLAQWRQGVPLDGQKTLPAQVRMLRKTGHQTLLEIQLREGRNRQIRRVAAQLGYPVLRLHRQAIGDIQLGTLPVGHLRPLTPQEQAFCQAVCAHIL, via the coding sequence ATGGAGCGGTTGCAGAAAATTCTGGCACACCGGGGGGTAGCCGCTCGTCGGCAGGCGGAGGCATTGATCCGAGCCGGGCAGGTGTGGGTGAATGGGCGACCGGCACAGGTGGGGCAAAAATGTGACCCCCAGGTGGATGAGATTACTGTCCGGGGGCAACCCCTGCCCCCCGCTCCGGCGCATTGGTACTACCTGCTCCACAAACCGGTCGGGGTGGTGAGTACCTGTGCCGACCCCCAGGGACGACCCACGGTGCGGGATTTTTTGCCCCCTGACCTGCCCCCCCTCTACCCCGTCGGTCGGTTGGACTACGACAGCAGTGGGGCGTTGCTCTTGACCAATGACGGGGCACTCACCCTGGCGTTGACCCACCCCCGCCATCCGGTGTGGAAGACCTACCGGGTTTGGGTACAGGGGCAACCGACCCCCCAGGTGTTGGCGCAATGGCGACAGGGGGTGCCTTTGGATGGGCAGAAAACCCTGCCTGCCCAGGTGCGAATGTTACGGAAAACAGGGCACCAGACCCTTTTAGAAATCCAGTTGCGGGAGGGGCGCAATCGGCAAATTCGGCGGGTGGCGGCGCAATTGGGCTATCCGGTACTGCGGTTGCATCGCCAGGCGATTGGGGACATTCAACTAGGGACCTTACCCGTGGGGCATCTCCGCCCCCTGACCCCCCAGGAACAGGCGTTTTGCCAAGCGGTATGCGCCCATATCCTTTAG